A genomic stretch from uncultured Cohaesibacter sp. includes:
- the cysS gene encoding cysteine--tRNA ligase, with the protein MTEHAEQIQLMLYNTLTKQKEAFSPLDPDNVRMYVCGPTVYDTAHIGNARPVVVFDMLFRLLRHVYGPEHVTYVRNITDVDDKINARAADRGISIRELTDETTALYHADMDALGAMRPTIEPRATEHIEDMLRMIGTLIEKGHAYAAEGHVLFAVDSMDDYGQLSGRSIDDMIAGARVEVAPYKRNPMDFVLWKPSKEGEPSWPSPWGEGRPGWHIECSAMSEKHLGEVFDIHGGGIDLTFPHHENEIAQSRCAHGNEAMAKVWMHNGFVQVEGEKMSKSLGNFTTVHDLIDKYPGEAIRLALLTTHYTKPFNWTAEGVKEAKRMLDQWYALTADVEASEPDAAVVAALSDDLNTPKAIAELHGLRSKAAQGDKGAAAALKATLQQLIGVLGQDPKAWADWRPAAAGDIDEAAIQALVDERLDARNNKDFAKSDALRDKLTAMGVVLKDSKNKETGTFETTWSLEG; encoded by the coding sequence ATGACCGAACATGCTGAACAGATTCAGTTGATGCTTTACAATACGCTCACCAAACAGAAAGAGGCGTTCTCACCGCTCGATCCTGATAATGTTCGCATGTATGTCTGCGGACCGACGGTTTATGACACGGCGCATATCGGCAACGCTCGCCCGGTTGTGGTGTTCGACATGCTGTTTCGTTTGTTGCGCCATGTTTATGGGCCTGAGCATGTGACCTATGTGCGCAACATCACTGATGTCGATGACAAGATCAATGCACGTGCCGCGGATAGAGGCATTTCCATTCGTGAGCTGACGGATGAAACAACCGCGCTTTACCATGCGGATATGGATGCCCTTGGTGCGATGCGGCCAACCATCGAGCCACGGGCGACTGAGCATATCGAGGATATGCTGCGCATGATCGGCACCCTTATTGAAAAGGGGCATGCCTATGCAGCAGAAGGGCATGTTCTCTTCGCGGTGGACAGCATGGATGACTATGGCCAACTTTCCGGTCGCTCGATCGATGATATGATCGCCGGTGCGCGCGTTGAGGTGGCTCCATACAAGCGCAATCCGATGGATTTTGTGCTCTGGAAACCCTCCAAGGAAGGCGAGCCGAGCTGGCCGAGCCCTTGGGGCGAGGGGCGTCCGGGCTGGCATATCGAATGCTCGGCCATGAGCGAGAAGCATCTGGGCGAGGTGTTTGACATCCATGGCGGTGGCATCGACCTTACATTCCCGCACCACGAAAACGAGATCGCACAGTCCCGCTGCGCCCATGGCAACGAGGCGATGGCCAAGGTCTGGATGCATAACGGCTTCGTGCAGGTTGAGGGCGAGAAGATGTCCAAGTCTCTGGGCAACTTCACCACGGTGCATGATCTGATCGACAAATATCCCGGTGAGGCGATCCGTCTTGCGTTGCTGACAACCCATTACACCAAGCCGTTCAACTGGACTGCCGAAGGGGTGAAGGAAGCCAAGCGTATGCTGGACCAGTGGTATGCCCTGACGGCTGACGTGGAGGCCAGCGAGCCTGATGCGGCCGTCGTTGCGGCTCTTTCGGATGACCTTAATACGCCCAAAGCCATTGCAGAGCTGCATGGTTTGCGGTCCAAGGCAGCGCAGGGCGACAAGGGGGCTGCAGCAGCTTTGAAAGCGACCTTGCAGCAGTTGATCGGTGTGCTCGGACAGGACCCTAAAGCATGGGCAGACTGGCGACCGGCTGCTGCGGGCGACATTGACGAAGCGGCCATCCAGGCTCTGGTCGATGAACGATTGGACGCACGCAACAATAAGGATTTTGCCAAGTCAGACGCGTTGCGCGACAAGCTGACAGCGATGGGTGTCGTGCTTAAGGATAGCAAGAACAAGGAAACGGGTACGTTTGAAACAACCTGGAGCCTTGAAGGCTAG
- the cimA gene encoding citramalate synthase: MTKDRLYLFDTTLRDGAQTNGLDFSVEDKILIAGILDDLGVDYVEGGYPGANPTDDAFFSEKRTKKAAFTAFGMTKRAGRSVENDPGVQALLNAASDAICFVAKSWDYHVDVALGCTNEENLEGISASVKAANAAGKVAMVDCEHFFDGYKANRAYALDCVKTAYEAGARWVVLCDTNGGTLPHEVTEIVTDVLTQVPGSHIGIHAHNDTDQAVANSLAAVRAGVRQIQGTLNGIGERCGNANLITLIPTLMLKEEFVNQFELGVPDEKLSELTSISRGFDELLNKAPDRHSPYVGASAFATKAGIHASAILKDPQTYEHVDPALVGNQRKVLVSNQAGMSNLIDELKRMGLEVEKSDPRLVDLLSIVKEREAHGYAYEGASASLELLARRHLGSVPEYFKIESFRVMVERRHNANGDLVTLSEAVVKLWLDGEKLMSVAEATGPVNALDLALRKDLGRLQGKIDDLELVDYKVRILNGGTDAITRVLIESRDGAGHRWFTVGVSENIVDASFQALLDSITFKLLKYS, translated from the coding sequence ATGACCAAAGATCGTCTTTATCTGTTCGATACCACCTTGCGCGATGGCGCGCAGACCAACGGCCTCGATTTCAGCGTAGAAGACAAGATTCTCATTGCCGGCATCCTGGATGATCTGGGTGTGGATTATGTCGAGGGGGGCTATCCGGGTGCCAACCCGACCGATGATGCTTTCTTTTCCGAGAAGCGGACCAAAAAGGCTGCCTTTACCGCATTCGGAATGACCAAGCGGGCCGGGCGCTCCGTGGAGAATGACCCCGGAGTACAAGCCTTGCTCAATGCCGCTTCGGATGCGATCTGCTTTGTCGCCAAATCATGGGACTATCACGTGGATGTGGCGCTTGGGTGCACCAACGAGGAAAATCTTGAAGGGATTTCCGCCTCCGTTAAGGCGGCCAATGCGGCTGGCAAGGTTGCCATGGTCGATTGCGAGCATTTCTTTGACGGCTACAAGGCCAATCGAGCCTATGCGCTGGATTGTGTCAAGACAGCCTATGAGGCTGGTGCGCGCTGGGTGGTTTTGTGTGACACCAATGGAGGCACTTTGCCTCATGAGGTGACCGAGATTGTCACGGATGTGCTGACACAGGTTCCCGGCTCGCATATCGGTATCCATGCGCATAATGACACCGATCAGGCCGTTGCCAATTCGCTGGCGGCGGTGCGGGCTGGTGTGCGACAGATTCAGGGCACGCTCAATGGAATAGGCGAACGTTGCGGTAATGCCAATCTGATCACGCTGATCCCGACATTGATGCTGAAAGAGGAATTCGTCAATCAGTTCGAACTTGGCGTGCCTGATGAAAAGCTTTCTGAGCTGACAAGCATTTCACGCGGCTTTGATGAATTGCTGAACAAGGCTCCGGATCGCCACAGTCCTTATGTGGGGGCCAGTGCCTTTGCGACCAAGGCGGGCATTCATGCATCCGCGATTTTGAAAGATCCTCAAACCTATGAGCATGTAGATCCTGCTCTGGTGGGCAATCAACGCAAAGTGCTGGTTTCCAATCAGGCAGGCATGTCCAACCTGATTGACGAGCTCAAGCGCATGGGGCTGGAGGTGGAGAAATCCGACCCGCGCCTTGTGGACCTGCTTTCCATCGTCAAGGAACGTGAAGCACACGGCTATGCCTATGAAGGGGCGAGTGCCTCGCTCGAACTTTTGGCGCGCAGGCATCTGGGCTCGGTGCCGGAATATTTCAAGATTGAGAGCTTCCGCGTGATGGTGGAGCGGCGCCACAATGCCAATGGTGATCTGGTGACGCTCTCCGAAGCGGTGGTCAAGCTCTGGCTGGATGGTGAAAAACTGATGTCCGTGGCCGAGGCAACCGGTCCGGTCAATGCGCTCGATCTGGCTTTGCGCAAGGATCTTGGACGCCTGCAGGGCAAAATAGACGATCTGGAATTGGTGGACTATAAGGTGCGTATCCTCAATGGCGGCACCGACGCTATAACCCGCGTTTTGATCGAAAGCCGAGATGGCGCTGGTCATCGGTGGTTTACAGTCGGTGTTTCGGAGAATATTGTCGACGCTTCCTTCCAGGCATTGTTGGATTCCATTACCTTCAAGCTTCTCAAATATTCCTGA
- a CDS encoding aminotransferase class IV: MKATMLNGTLFRDEACDHVRLPASDRGFLLGDGLFETLPVLQGTPLWWPEHRTRLTQSAKRLGLLLDHVLLDETVTQLAALSGDANTILRIAVSRGSGGRGLLPPAKAQPTLLATLAPLPDGLAFQDMTLATSSIRRNAHSITASIKSNNYLDNIMAAQQAEQAGASDALMLNTEGRIACSTIGNLFALHGNHLITPPVSDGVLPGILRQQILALAPQWGFKASEATLMPDDVKKADGLIMTNSLRFIRRVTAWDDIAFTAKPDDAIAHLQARMRDHVANLTKVAL, from the coding sequence ATGAAAGCAACAATGCTGAACGGCACCCTCTTTCGCGATGAAGCGTGCGATCACGTCAGGCTTCCCGCGTCTGATCGTGGCTTTCTTTTAGGGGATGGACTGTTTGAAACCTTGCCCGTCTTGCAGGGCACGCCCCTGTGGTGGCCAGAGCATAGAACGCGCCTTACCCAAAGCGCCAAACGTCTGGGGCTGCTCTTGGACCATGTGCTGCTGGATGAAACCGTAACGCAGCTCGCAGCCTTGTCTGGCGATGCCAACACCATTTTGCGGATCGCGGTTTCTCGCGGCAGCGGTGGACGCGGACTTCTACCCCCGGCCAAGGCTCAGCCAACGCTGCTGGCAACACTCGCGCCCTTGCCTGATGGTCTTGCCTTTCAAGACATGACCCTTGCCACCAGCTCCATCAGACGCAATGCGCATTCCATCACCGCCAGCATCAAGAGCAACAATTATCTAGACAATATCATGGCAGCCCAACAGGCCGAACAGGCCGGTGCCAGCGATGCACTTATGCTCAACACGGAAGGGAGAATTGCCTGCAGCACCATCGGCAACCTCTTTGCCCTTCACGGCAATCACCTGATAACACCGCCTGTCTCCGATGGTGTCCTGCCCGGCATTTTGCGCCAACAGATACTGGCACTTGCACCGCAATGGGGTTTTAAAGCATCTGAAGCGACGCTCATGCCAGACGATGTAAAAAAGGCTGATGGCCTAATCATGACCAACAGCCTTCGCTTCATACGTCGAGTAACGGCATGGGACGATATCGCTTTTACCGCGAAGCCTGATGACGCAATCGCACATTTGCAAGCGCGCATGCGCGATCATGTCGCCAACCTAACCAAGGTTGCTCTATAG
- a CDS encoding metalloregulator ArsR/SmtB family transcription factor, with protein MKIQELEQNSEEAAGFLKLLASGPRLLILCQLIEGEQNVGTLAEKTGLRMTTVSQHMALMRAQNIVSTRRDGTTIYYSLASPIVEEVLVVLHKNFCKA; from the coding sequence ATGAAAATACAAGAACTAGAACAGAATTCTGAAGAAGCAGCAGGCTTCCTGAAACTACTGGCATCAGGTCCCCGCCTGCTCATTCTCTGTCAACTGATTGAGGGCGAGCAGAATGTCGGGACGCTGGCCGAGAAAACCGGCCTACGCATGACAACCGTATCCCAGCATATGGCGCTAATGCGAGCGCAGAATATTGTCTCCACCCGCCGTGATGGCACGACAATCTACTATTCGCTGGCCAGTCCGATCGTGGAAGAAGTGCTCGTTGTCTTGCACAAGAATTTCTGCAAAGCCTAA
- a CDS encoding CreA family protein, with translation MLRILMGVGLAIVMSASAAFAAEEPELIFKKSTVWKLLTPDHKLATYAIDDPLVEGVACHYTVPEKGGVSGMLGVAEEVSDISLACRQVGPVSFKGKFEQGEEMFEQRRSLFFKKMRIVRGCDKTRNVLVYLSYSDKLIDGSPKNSTSTVPIMPWGDHKAPRCEDWLDD, from the coding sequence ATGCTTCGCATATTGATGGGTGTCGGTCTTGCTATTGTCATGAGCGCTTCGGCTGCGTTCGCTGCCGAGGAACCGGAATTGATTTTCAAGAAGTCAACGGTCTGGAAGCTTCTCACGCCAGACCACAAATTGGCGACCTACGCGATTGATGATCCACTGGTGGAAGGGGTGGCCTGTCATTACACGGTGCCCGAGAAGGGCGGCGTTTCGGGTATGCTCGGCGTTGCTGAAGAAGTTTCGGATATCTCGCTGGCTTGCCGTCAGGTGGGGCCGGTTTCCTTCAAGGGGAAATTCGAGCAGGGCGAGGAAATGTTCGAACAGCGTCGATCGCTTTTCTTCAAGAAGATGCGGATCGTGCGCGGTTGTGACAAAACCCGCAACGTGCTTGTCTATTTGAGCTATTCGGACAAGCTGATCGATGGCAGCCCAAAAAATTCCACCTCTACTGTGCCCATCATGCCTTGGGGGGATCATAAAGCGCCCCGCTGCGAGGATTGGCTGGATGATTGA
- a CDS encoding SulP family inorganic anion transporter, which yields MNTQTSSSEGLRERFRFGLSPKQLKTDTLSGLTVALALVPEAVAFAFVAHVHPLVGLYAAFIVGLITAVLGGRPGMISGATGALAVVMISLVATHGVEYLFATVILMGIFQILAGVLRWGKFIRMVPHPVMLGFVNGLAIVIGLAQLSQFKVKDASGSLTWMTGPPLYTMLGLVVVTMAIIWLAPKITKAIPAPLLAIVAVSLIVIGFNLDIPRVGDMAQIAGGLPTFHIPMVPINLETLKVIVPYAAILAAVGLIESLLTLNLVSEMTDTHGGASKECLAQGTANIVTGFFGGMGGCAMIGQSMINVKSGGRTRWSGISAALFLLAFILFASGLIEQIPLAALVGVMFMVVIGTFAWRSLQIMTRIPRHDAFVILLVTAVTVYSDLAVAVIVGVIVSALVFAWQAAKRIDVSVSTEEHGWKVYELRGPLFFGSIASFNEQFDPKSDPEDVVIEFMGARVWDHSALQAIDSLATKYEEQGKKLHLRHLSIDCKNLLQKADKFIEVSVIEDPHYEIAVDYAEMFAKKPVPQS from the coding sequence ATGAACACACAGACCTCCTCCTCGGAAGGCCTGCGCGAACGTTTCCGTTTTGGCCTGTCTCCCAAGCAACTCAAGACAGACACTCTCTCCGGACTGACCGTTGCTCTGGCGCTTGTGCCGGAAGCCGTTGCATTTGCCTTTGTGGCACATGTGCATCCGCTCGTCGGACTGTATGCCGCCTTTATCGTTGGCCTCATCACGGCCGTTCTGGGCGGCCGTCCGGGCATGATCTCTGGCGCAACAGGCGCCCTTGCCGTTGTCATGATCTCGCTGGTTGCGACCCACGGCGTTGAATATCTCTTTGCCACCGTCATTCTGATGGGCATTTTCCAGATCCTTGCAGGCGTGTTGCGTTGGGGCAAATTCATCCGCATGGTGCCGCATCCGGTGATGCTCGGCTTCGTTAACGGTCTTGCTATCGTTATCGGCCTTGCCCAGCTTAGCCAGTTCAAGGTCAAGGATGCTTCGGGCTCCCTCACCTGGATGACAGGCCCCCCACTTTACACCATGCTCGGGCTTGTTGTCGTTACCATGGCCATCATCTGGCTGGCTCCGAAAATCACAAAAGCAATTCCCGCTCCTTTGTTGGCTATCGTCGCTGTTTCGCTGATCGTGATCGGCTTCAATCTCGATATCCCCCGTGTGGGCGACATGGCCCAGATCGCTGGTGGCTTGCCGACATTCCATATTCCAATGGTGCCAATCAATCTGGAAACCCTGAAGGTTATCGTCCCCTATGCTGCCATTCTGGCCGCTGTAGGCCTCATCGAAAGCCTGCTGACGCTCAATCTCGTTTCCGAAATGACAGACACCCATGGCGGTGCATCCAAGGAATGCCTTGCACAGGGCACGGCCAACATCGTCACAGGCTTTTTCGGCGGCATGGGAGGATGTGCCATGATCGGCCAGTCGATGATCAACGTGAAGTCCGGAGGACGCACCCGCTGGTCCGGCATCTCTGCGGCCCTGTTCCTGCTGGCCTTCATCCTGTTCGCATCCGGCCTCATCGAACAAATCCCTCTGGCCGCGCTGGTTGGCGTGATGTTCATGGTTGTGATCGGTACCTTCGCCTGGCGCAGCCTGCAGATCATGACCAGAATTCCGCGTCATGACGCCTTCGTCATCCTGCTGGTCACCGCCGTTACGGTCTATTCCGATCTTGCGGTTGCCGTGATCGTTGGTGTCATCGTCTCTGCACTCGTCTTTGCCTGGCAGGCTGCCAAGCGCATTGACGTGAGCGTAAGCACAGAAGAGCATGGCTGGAAGGTCTACGAGCTGCGCGGCCCGCTCTTCTTCGGCTCCATTGCCAGCTTCAACGAACAGTTCGACCCGAAATCCGATCCCGAAGATGTGGTCATCGAATTTATGGGGGCGCGTGTTTGGGATCATTCGGCGCTTCAGGCCATTGATTCACTGGCGACCAAATATGAAGAACAGGGCAAGAAACTGCATCTGCGCCATCTTTCAATAGACTGCAAGAATCTGCTGCAGAAAGCGGACAAGTTCATTGAAGTGTCCGTCATCGAGGATCCGCATTACGAGATCGCGGTAGACTATGCAGAGATGTTCGCCAAAAAGCCTGTGCCGCAAAGCTGA
- a CDS encoding aminodeoxychorismate/anthranilate synthase component II, producing the protein MILILDNYDSFVFNLARYCEELGKPVAVYRNDALDIDDIARLDPDAILLSPGPGRPEDAGIMIELIRHFSGRIPILGICLGHQAIGYAFGAEITLAQKPMHGRASQIRHDETGIFRNIPSPLKVARYHSLVVSPYPVPSDLIATAWSEDGEVMALKHARHPTIGLQFHPESILTDSGHALLKNFLDDAHA; encoded by the coding sequence GTGATTCTCATCCTCGACAATTACGATTCTTTCGTCTTCAACCTTGCCCGCTATTGCGAGGAGTTGGGAAAGCCCGTCGCCGTCTATCGCAACGACGCGCTGGACATAGACGACATCGCTCGGCTTGATCCGGACGCCATACTGCTCTCGCCCGGCCCCGGACGCCCCGAAGATGCAGGCATCATGATCGAGTTGATCCGACATTTTTCCGGCCGCATTCCCATTCTCGGCATCTGTCTGGGCCATCAGGCAATCGGCTATGCCTTTGGCGCAGAGATCACCCTTGCCCAAAAGCCGATGCATGGACGTGCAAGCCAGATCAGGCACGACGAGACAGGCATATTCCGCAACATTCCTTCCCCGCTCAAGGTGGCCCGCTACCATTCTCTGGTTGTCTCGCCCTACCCTGTCCCCTCCGACCTTATTGCGACCGCATGGTCCGAGGATGGGGAAGTCATGGCTCTGAAACACGCGCGCCATCCGACAATCGGTTTGCAGTTTCACCCGGAATCGATCCTCACAGACAGCGGCCACGCTCTGCTCAAGAATTTTCTGGACGATGCGCATGCATAA
- the pabB gene encoding aminodeoxychorismate synthase component I — MVGIFAKKTPVPLVREVPFTDPASLLPALSSQPYLAYLDSAARSPALGRYSFLAFSPFALFRVSDGTAYWHDTPLGDPPFIALNKKLQDHALQSAGVGLPPFQGGVLGYLSYEAGRLLEALPRTSREDEALDEICLPFYDLVLAVDHFAPQTGHKNAPTERAYVFSSGWNIQESERARHAKERLDWFCNQLSAASKTQPDPSSKPTPPSPILGWRSDVSRTTFEHSIAKTRDYIRQGDIFQANITQRFSAPMPEDQASTPLAYYRAMRAHNAAPFAAYLAFPDHVIASSSPERFITLDVSGNVETRPIKGTAPRNLCNPEQDKAHAENLLNSEKDRAENIMITDLMRNDLSRVCEPGSIKVPDLCALESYARVHHLVSTVKGKLKAPNGAVALLGASFPGGSITGAPKIRAMEIISELEDLPRGAYCGCIGYLGFDGTMDTNIAIRTVTFKDGMAHFNVGGGITILSDPAEEYEECLHKASALFTAFGTSIEAERETLAHSPTKKGGRRQ; from the coding sequence ATGGTCGGCATTTTCGCTAAGAAAACCCCTGTTCCACTCGTCCGGGAGGTTCCCTTTACCGATCCGGCCAGCTTGCTCCCCGCATTGAGCAGCCAGCCATATCTGGCATATCTGGATAGTGCGGCCCGGTCCCCCGCCCTTGGCCGCTATTCCTTTCTCGCTTTTTCGCCTTTTGCCCTTTTCAGGGTGTCGGACGGTACTGCCTATTGGCATGATACCCCGCTTGGCGATCCGCCATTCATCGCGCTGAACAAGAAGCTGCAAGACCATGCCTTGCAGTCCGCAGGCGTTGGATTGCCCCCTTTTCAGGGTGGGGTATTGGGTTATCTCTCCTATGAAGCAGGCCGGCTTCTCGAAGCCTTGCCACGCACATCACGCGAAGACGAGGCTCTCGACGAGATTTGCCTGCCCTTTTATGATCTTGTGCTGGCTGTTGACCATTTTGCGCCCCAAACAGGGCATAAAAATGCTCCCACCGAACGCGCCTATGTCTTCTCCTCAGGCTGGAACATTCAAGAGAGCGAACGCGCCCGACATGCAAAGGAGCGCCTGGACTGGTTTTGCAATCAACTCAGTGCGGCGAGCAAAACACAGCCTGACCCTTCATCCAAACCAACACCGCCCTCTCCCATTCTCGGATGGCGGTCCGATGTCTCCCGCACGACCTTCGAGCACTCAATCGCCAAGACGCGGGACTATATCCGGCAGGGGGATATTTTTCAGGCCAACATCACGCAGCGTTTCTCCGCGCCAATGCCGGAGGATCAAGCCTCTACACCATTGGCCTATTATCGGGCTATGCGCGCGCATAACGCCGCTCCCTTCGCAGCCTATCTGGCTTTTCCAGACCATGTGATTGCCTCCAGCTCGCCCGAGCGGTTCATCACGCTTGATGTGTCCGGCAATGTGGAGACCCGCCCGATCAAGGGAACCGCCCCACGTAACCTGTGCAATCCGGAGCAAGACAAGGCCCATGCCGAAAACCTGCTTAACAGCGAGAAAGACCGCGCCGAGAATATCATGATTACCGATCTCATGCGCAACGATCTCTCCCGTGTGTGTGAACCGGGTAGCATCAAGGTGCCTGATCTCTGTGCGCTTGAGAGCTACGCCCGCGTGCATCATCTGGTATCCACCGTAAAGGGCAAACTGAAAGCCCCCAACGGAGCTGTGGCCTTGCTCGGCGCGTCCTTTCCCGGCGGCTCCATTACCGGCGCGCCCAAGATCCGTGCCATGGAAATCATCAGTGAACTGGAAGACCTGCCGCGTGGGGCCTATTGCGGCTGCATTGGATATCTCGGATTTGACGGCACTATGGACACCAACATCGCCATTCGCACCGTCACCTTCAAAGATGGCATGGCACATTTCAATGTTGGCGGAGGCATAACCATTCTGTCTGATCCGGCTGAGGAGTATGAAGAATGCCTCCACAAGGCTTCGGCGCTCTTCACGGCTTTTGGCACATCGATTGAAGCCGAGCGCGAAACGCTGGCCCATTCCCCCACGAAAAAGGGTGGGAGGCGGCAGTGA